Proteins from one Papaver somniferum cultivar HN1 unplaced genomic scaffold, ASM357369v1 unplaced-scaffold_158, whole genome shotgun sequence genomic window:
- the LOC113337301 gene encoding 60S ribosomal protein L4-like yields MAAAAVRPLVTVQSLEGDMATDGGSTVAFPAVMTASIRTDIIRSIHALISKNARQPYAVSREAGHQTSAVSWGTGRAVSRISRVSGGGTHRAGQGAFGNMCRGGRMFAPTRIWRRWHRKVNVNEKRYAVVSALAASAVPSIVLARGHTIEGVPELPLVVNDSIEGVEKTNAAIKVLKQLGAYADVEKVKDSEKIRPGKGKMRNRRYVSKKGPLIVYGTEGSKIAKAFRNIPGIEIANVERLNLLKLAPGGHPGRFVIWTKSAFEKLDSIYGSFEKASDKKKGYVLPRSKMVNADLARIINSDEIQSVVRPIKKDAKRAPMKKNPLKNLNTMFRLNPYAKTARRMALLAEAQRVKAKKEKLEKKRTNITKEESAAIRAAGKAWYQTMISDSDYTEFDVFQKWLGVSQ; encoded by the exons ATGGCAGCCGCGGCGGTGAGACCTCTGGTTACAGTCCAATCCCTAGAAGGAGACATGGCTACTGATGGTGGAAGCACCGTTGCCTTTCCAGCTGTGATGACAGCTTCAATCAGAACTGATATCATCAGATCTATTCACGCCCTCATCTCGAAGAACGCCAGACAGCCATACGCTGTTAGCAGAGAAGCTGGTCATCAAACATCTGCAGTATCATGGGGTACCGGTCGTGCCGTTTCTCGTATCTCTAGGGTTTCCGGCGGTGGTACTCACCGTGCCGGTCAAGGAGCTTTCGGAAACATGTGCAGAGGTGGAAGGATGTTCGCACCAACACGAATCTGGAGAAGGTGGCATCGTAAGGTTAACGTGAATGAGAAAAGGTATGCTGTTGTTTCGGCTTTGGCTGCATCTGCTGTTCCTTCGATTGTTTTAGCTCGTGGTCATACTATTGAAGGTGTTCCTGAACTTCCTTTAGTTGTTAATGATTCGATTGAAGGTGTTGAGAAAACTAATGCTGCTATTAAGGTTTTGAAACAACTTGGTGCTTATGCTGATGTTGAAAAGGTGAAGGATAGTGAGAAGATCAGGCCAGGGAAAGGTAAAATGAGGAACAGGCGTTATGTGTCGAAGAAAGGTCCTTTGATTGTTTACGGTACCGAGGGATCTAAGATTGCGAAAGCTTTCAGAAACATTCCTGGTATTGAGATTGCTAATGTTGAGAGGCTTAATTTGTTGAAACTTGCTCCTGGTGGTCATCCTGGTAGATTTGTTATCTGGACTAAGTCGGCGTTTGAGAAGTTGGATTCGATCTATGGTTCGTTTGAGAAAGCTAGTGATAAGAAGAAAGGATATGTGTTGCCTAGATCTAAAATGGTTAATGCTGATCTTGCTAGGATTATTAATTCTGATGAGATTCAATCTGTTGTTAGACCTATTAAGAAAGATGCTAAGAGAGCACCAATGAAGAAGAATCCTTTGAAGAATTTGAATACTATGTTTAGATTGAACCCGTATGCTAAGACTGCTAGGAGGATGGCTCTTCTGGCTGAAGCTCAACGCGTTAAGGCTAAGAAGGAGAAGCTCGAGAAGAAACGAACCAACATTACAAAG GAGGAGTCGGCTGCTATCAGGGCTGCAGGAAAGGCGTGGTACCAAACTATGATCTCAGACAGCGATTACACAGAGTTCGATGTCTTCCAGAAGTGGCTCGGTGTCTCCCAGTGA